The region CAGCGATTCGTGATAATGCGGCGCAATTCGACCCTCGTCTGATTCAAATCGGCTTCATCTTCATCATCATCGGTTTTGGTACCAAAGTGGGTCTGTTCCCAATGCACACTTGGCTACCTGACGCTCACTCCGAAGCGCCAAGCCCTGTTTCTGGTCTGCTTTCTGCTGGCCTATTGAACTGTGCATTAATGGTGATTTTGCGTCACTTAGTGGTGGCTCAAGAGGTTTTGGGTCATGGGTATACTCAAGCTCTGATGCTCGGTTTTGGCCTGCTTTCTGTCGCCGTCGCCGCCTTCTTTATCTTGGTGCAAAAAGACATCAAACGTTTGTTGGCTTATTCCAGTGTGGAAAACATGGGCCTTATTACCTTCGCGATTGGCTTAGGTCCTTTGGGCGTGTTTGCCGCGATGTTGCATGTGATTAACCACAGCTTAGGTAAAACCTTGATGTTCTGCGGCGCTGGTAACGTGATGCTCAAATACGGCACTCGTGACATGGGCATTATCAAAGGCGTGGTGCGTGTTGCGCCTTGGACTGGCGTGCTGTTTGGCGCTGGTGCATTAGCACTCGCTGGTGTTCCCCCATTTAACCTATTTGTCAGTGAATTCTTGATTGTCTGCTCTGCTCTTTATGCGCAGCACCCCGTGCTCATCATCATCTTGTTACTGCTATTGACTCTGGTTCTTGCAGGGCTGGCTCGTTTGGTGGCGGCTTGTGTGTTGGGCAAAGCACCTGAAGGTGTCGACAAAGGCGAAGTGAACATCATGACCGTGGTGCCACTGGTCGCAATGATGGTGTTGATGGTGATCATGGGCACTCACATTCCAAGTGCGATATTACATGGTGTCGACCAAGCGACTTTGGTCATCACTAACCAAGACTTCAGCACCGTACTACAACAACTGCATTTGCCATGGCAATCCGTTACCGATTTGTCGAGCACCGCAGATCTAGTTACACCAATGACTCACTAATGAGAGAGAATGTCGAATGGATATGAAAACGAAAGATTACTCACAACGTCAGCTCGGAAAACAGTACGTTGATGGGGTACGTCATCTATTCCCAGCCGCCATTCTTGAAGAAGAGTGGCAAGCAGAAAACCAAGTAACCATTACGGTCAAAATGACCTCATTGGTCGAAGTGATGAAATGGCTTTACTACGATCAAGGTGGTTGGCTATCGGTTAGCTTTGGTAACGACGAACGCAGTATCAACGGTCACTTTGCCGTGTATCACGCCCTTTCTATGGAAGGTGATGTAAAAAGCTGGGTGGTGGTAAAAGTGCTGGTGGACACAAGCAATGAAGAGTTCATCTCTATCACTCCGCACATTCCAGCGGCAGTGTGGGGCGAACGTGAAATTCGCGATATGTTTGGTCTACGCCCAGTAGGCCTGCCAGACGAACGCCGTTTGGTGCTCCCCGATGACTGGCCAGAAAATCTGCATCCACTGCGCAAAGATGCGATGGACTATCGCCAACGTCCAGAACCAACGACGGATACCGAGAATTACCCGTTCTTAAATGAAATCGGTGACGACTCAAACCGTATCGTGCCGGTTGGCCCTCTGCACATTACTTCTGATGAACCTGGTCACTTTCGTCTGTTCGTAGATGGGGAAGATATCGTCGATGCAGACTACCGCATGTTCTATGTTCACCGCGGTATGGAAAAACTGGCCGAAACTCGTATGGGTTACCACGAGATCGGTTTCTTAGCCGACCGTGTATGTGGTATTTGCGGATTTACTCACAGTGTGGGTTACAACAACTCAGTGGAAACTGCGCTGCAAATCGATGTGCCTGAACGTGCCCAAATGATTCGTACCGTATTGCTGGAAGTGGAACGTCTGCACAGTCACCTACTTAATATCGGTTTATCTAGCCACTTTGTGGGTTTCGATACTGGCTTTATGCAGTTCTTCCGTGTACGTGAAAAAACCATGGAATTGGCTGAAATTCTCACTGGGGCACGTAAAACATACGGTATGAACCTAATTGGTGGTGTGCGCCGCGATATTCTCAAAGAGCAACGCCAAAAAGGCATTGCTTTAGTTCGTGAAGCGCGAAAAACCTTTAGTGAGTTAGTCGATATGCTTCTTGCTACACCAAACATCGATAGCCGTTTGTGTGGCGTGGGTGTATTAGCGAAAGACATCGCTCGCGATTTTAGCCCAGTAGGCCCAATGATTCGTGGTAGTGGCTTTGCTCGTGATGCTCGTGTTGTGCATGGTGCTCATCTCGAAGCTTACTCACAAGTGCCTATCGAACTGCAACACCTTGATACTGGTGACGTACAAGCGCGTGTGTTGGTACGTATTCGTGAAGTATTCAATTCATTAAATATCATTGAATTTGGCTTAGATCACTTGCCAGCGGGTGCGATTTTGACCGAAGGCTTTACTTACGTACCACACAAATTTGCGTTGGGTTATACCGAAGCGCCTCGTGGTGAAAACGTCCACTGGAGTATGACGGGGGATAACCAAAAAGTGTTCCGCTGGCGTTGCCGTGCGGCGACTTATGCAAACTGGCCAACACTGCGCTACATGCTGCGTGGTAACACAGTGGCAGATGCACCGTTGATCATTGGTAGTTTGGACCCTTGTTACTCTTGTACTGACCGCGTCACCATCGTCGACACCAAGAAAAAACGCAGTCAAACCATTCCATATAAAGCGATTGAGCAATACAGCGTGAACCGTAAAAACTCACCGCTCAAAGCGTGGTAGGGAACATCATGATCAAGTTACTTAAAACCATCTTAAAAGCAGGGGATGTCACTGAAAAATATCCCTTTGCACCGTTCGAAGTGGCTCCGGATTTTCGTGGTAAACCTGAGCTCAATGCTAGCCAGTGTATCTCTTGTGGCGCGTGTACACGCGCCTGTCCTGCTAACGCATTGATCATGGAAACCGATGCAGCCAAAGGTACTCGTCGTTGGGAGCTTTCCCTGGCTCGCTGTATTTACTGCGGCCGTTGTGAAGAAGTGTGTCCAACCCACGCCATTGAGCTGACACCACAGTTTGAATTGGCGGTGACGAACAAAGCCGATTTGTATGAAAGTGCGGAGTTCAAGCTGGCGAAATGCACCTGTTGTGGTCGTCCATTTGTGGCGAAAAAACTGCTCAATTACGTGATCGATACCTTGGAACAATCTGGGTTAACGGGTGAGCATTTGGTTATGCGTCGTGTGCAGTTAGAAACCTGCCCAGAGTGTCGTCGTAAGGCCAATATGTTGGATGGCGAAAATATTGCGCATCAACGCTTTATTGCCACTCCTGCAGAAATCGCACAGCGTCAAGAGAAGGAAGAAGCATGAAAGGCATAAAACAGTTATCAGGCATCAACCATACTCAGACAGTGCCCGTTCCGCTTTCTCCTGAACATGAAAAACTCAAACAGGTGTTGATTAAACAGATTAAACGCTCTGCTTATGTTTATCGTGTTGACTGCGGCGGTTGCAACGGCTGTGAAATCGAAATTTTTGCCGCAACGACACCCGTTTACGATACTGAACGCTTTGGTATCAAAGTAGTAGCGTCACCTCGTCATGCCGACATCTTATTATTTACTGGTGCAGTTACTCGTGCGATGCGTGCGCCTGCACTGCGCGCTTATGAAGCCGCGCCTGACCCGAAAATCGTAGTCTCTTACGGCGCATGTGGCTGTGATGGCGGTATCTTCCACGACCTTTACTGTGTGTGGGGCGGAACCGACAAAATCGTCCCTGTTGACGTTTATATCCCTGGTTGTCCTCCAACACCGGCAGCAACCTTATATGGTTTTGCGGTTGCCTTGGGTCTGCTTGAGCAAAAAATGCATAGCAAAGAGCACCAAGCTGACAAAGAACCGGCCACGCTGCGTCATACCGGTATTCCTTTAGATATTCGCGTGATGATCGAGCGTGAAGCGCGAGTGTTGGCTGGCTATCGCGCCGGTAAACGTATCTCCAATGAACTGATGGATGTGCTCGAAGCGAGTGATGCCAACACGGTTGATCAAAACGTGAAAGCGTATCTTGATGAACATGCCGATCCCCGTTTAACGGAGATCGTGAACACCTTGATGCGCGGTGTGATGATGCAATTAACCGGTGGTGAACCTCAAGGAGCGTGTCATGGATGTCGCTGAGTCTCGCCATTTAAAAGGAGATGTCTATTTTTATCGTCTGACGCGCAAGTTTGTCGATGAGAAAGATGACATCCCTCAAGCTGCCAAACAGGTGATGTATTACACCTTAGCTATCGGTCACCACTTGGGGATTGTCGATTGCTTAAGTGCTGCGATGACCTGCACTGGCGCTCAATATTTGGAATGGATTTCAGCGTTAGACCCTGAAAGCGAAGCGTATCGCAAAATGAAAGGGTTTCTGATGTTCGGGGAAATTACCGTGTTCCCCGAACACATCAATATGTTGGCACTGGCGTTTGATCGTATCGATAAAGAACAACAAAGCGCGAAAAGTCGTGAACTCACTAGCGGTTTTATTGAGGTGTTAACGGCAATCTATCACGAGCCAAATATGTATTTGATGATTCGAGGTGGACAATGAGCCAACAAATCTTATTGACCGTCGGTAACTATATGATGGGTGACGATGCCGCTGGCCCCTTGCTGGCTAAGCTGTGTCGTGAAAATCCACTCGATATGTGGGAGGTGTTGGATGGCGGTACGATGCCAGAAGACACTTTGCATCTGATTCGTCGGGCGCAGCCACAACGAGTCGTGGTCGTCGATGCCGCCGATTTTGGTGAGCAAGTTGGCGAAATTCGCGTGATTGAACAAGAAACCAGTGCCGATATGTTTTTGGTTTCTACCCATAGCCTTCCTCTCAATTTTTTACTCAATGAACTCAAAACCTTTGTTCCTGAAGTGACCTTTATTGGCATTCAACCGGAGCAGGTCGGATTTTCTTACCCTATGACTCCAGCGGTAAGAAAAGCTGTCGAACACCTCTACCAGTGCTTACCTAACTGGGAAGGTGACGGCGGTTTTGCTCATTGCTAACTCGGTTAACTCGTCACTAGTGTCATTGGGTTCGTCACTAATGACGACTGACGGGGAAACCAGCAGTAATGACAGTATTGTAAGACGATATTTATCGTGAGCTATGTTTAAAAATAAATATAAAACAGTGAGTTATTTTGTTTTCTTACTCAACTGAAAGATTGGCACGTCTCGTGCTTAATAGGCATTAGAGTTTTTTTAACTCTGGTGTACCGACACTAGAAGGATATCGCATGAATCGTTTTGTCTTTGCAGACGCCACTAAATGTATTGGTTGTCGAACTTGTGAAGTAGCGTGCGCGATTTCTCACCAAGAAGGATGTTCTGGCACGCTGCAGAATGCTGAGAGTTTTGTCCCTCGCCTGCAGTTGGTGAAAAATGCGCAGGTGACCACTCCTGTCATGTGTCGTCAGTGTGACGACGCACCTTGTGCTCAAGTTTGTCCTAACAACGCCATCGTCCATGAAGATGGTTTTGTGAAGGTGATTCAATCTCGCTGCATTGGTTGTAAAACCTGTGCCGTTGCTTGCCCATTTGGCGCAATGGCCGTTGTGACCACTATGGTGGAAGAAAATCGCGGCGCTGCTGCGTTATTTAGCCGTAAAGTGCCTAAATCACAGGCGATTAAATGTGATTTATGTTCTCACCGTGAAAATGGTCCGGCTTGTGTAGAAGTTTGCCCAACTGGTGCTATCAGTCTGATTAATTCTGATGAACTTCAACAAACCAGTCAGCAAAAACGCGAACAAGCAGCCACTCGCGCTGCTGGCATCACTGTCTGATTTAAGAAGGTTAATATGAAAAAATCCATCGTAGTTTGTCCCTACTGTGGCACAGGGTGCAAACTGAATTTACTTGTTGAAAACGACAAGGTTGTTGGTGCTGAACCTGCTATGGGTCGTACCAACGAAGGTAACCTTTGTTTGAAAGGTTACTATGGTTGGGACTTCTTAAACGACACCAACCTTTTGACTCCACGTCTAAAACACCCAATGATTCGCCGCACTCGTGACTCAAAACTTGAAGCGGTTTCTTGGGATGAAGCATTAGATTTCGCCGTTGAACGTTTAACTGCAATTAAAGAAAAATACGGCGCAGATTCTATCATGACCACAGGTTCTGCTCGTGGTCCTGGTAACGAAGCCAACTACGTGATGCAAAAATTTGCTCGTGCAGTGATTGGTACAAACAACGTCGACCACTGTGCGCGTGTTTGTCACGCTCCATCCGTATCTGGCCTAGAATCCACCGTAGGTAACGGTGCGATGAGTAACTCAATCAACGAAATTGCTGAAGCAAAATGTCTATTGTTCTTCGGCTATAACGTGGCTGACTCTCACCCTGTTATTGCACGTCAAGTATTCAAAGCCAAAGCCAACGGCGCGAAAGTCATCGTATGTGACCCGCGTAAAATCGAATCAGTTCGTATCGCTGACCAATGGGTTCCATTGAAAAATGGTTCAAACATGGCGGTAGTGAACGCGATTGCTTACACCTTGATCGATGAAAACCTTTACGATGTGGATTACGTGCAACGTTACACAGAAGGTTTTGAAGAATTCCGTAAAACCGTGATGAACTACTGTCCTGAAGAAGTAGAACACATTACTGGTGTACGAGGTGAAGAGATTCGTCAAGCGGCTCGCACTTACGCAAATGCCTCTGAATCTATGATTCTATGGGGAATGGGCGTGACTCAATTTGGTCAAGCTGTGGACGTAGTTCGTGGTTTGGCTGGCCTTGCGATGATGACTGGTAACTTTGGTCGTCGTGGTGTGGGCGTAGGTCCTGTACGTGGTCAAAACAACGTACAAGGGACTTGTGATATGGGCATGTTGCCTCATCAATATCCAGGCTACCAAGCGGTCACTAACGATGCGATTCGTGAAAAATTCGAAAAAGCATGGGGCGTGAAACTGTCTCACAAACCGGGCTATCGTATTACTGAAGTGGGTCATAAAGTGGCTGAAGGCGTATGTAAGGCTTATTACATCTTTGGTGAAGACCCAGCGCAAACTGAAGCTGACTTAGCACAAATGCGTAAAACATTGAGCGATCTTGAACTGGTTATCGTCCAAGATATCTTTATGACCAAAACCGCAGAACGTGCTGACATTATCTTCCCATCCACCAGTTGGGGTGAACACGAAGGCGTTTACTCAAGTGCTGACCGTGGTTTCCAACGTTTCTACAAAGCGGTGACTCCACCTGCTGACGTGAAACCTGACTGGGAAATCTTCAGCCTATTGGCAACTCGTATGGGTTACCCAATGCACTACAACAATACCGAAGAAATTTGGGACGAAATGCGTCACTTATGCCCTCTGTATGAAGGTGCAACCTACGAAAAAATGGCCGGCCTGAAAGGCGTGCAATGGCCATGTGTTGATGAAGCAGACCCTGGTACTCCTTACCTATTTAAAGGCAATAAATTCTCTATGCCTTCAGGTAAAGGTAAATTCTTGGGCGCTGAATGGCGTGCTCCTGTTGAACAACCTGATGCGGATTACCCATTGGTGCTTTCAACAGTCCGTGAAGTGGGCCACTACTCTTGCCGTTCTATGACTGGTAACTGTACCGCACTGACCACCTTGGCTGATGAACCAGGATTTGCACAAATCCACCCTGATGATGCAGCTAAATATGGCATCAAAGATCAACAGCTGATCTGGGTTTCTTCTCGTCGCGGTAAAGTCATTACTCGTGCGAATGTGAACCCTCGTGTGAACCAAGGCGCGATCTACATGACTTACCAATGGTGGGTGGGTGCATGTAACGAGCTGACCATTGAACGTGTTGACCCAATTTCAAGCACACCAGAATACAAATACTGTGCGGTGAAAGTGGAAGCGATTCAAGATACAGCTTGGGCTGAAAATTACGTGAAAACGGAATACAGTAATATGAAAGCTCGCCTAAGATCACATGTTGAACAGGCATAATTAAGATTTTAGTAAATTAAGTTCCTCATTATTTAGGATCTTAGTGAATTAAGATCAAAGAAGGCTCTTTATGCATGCGGTATTATACGTGCAACTAAAGAGCCTTTTTTATTAATGCCATGAATCAAATAGCCCAGGAATTAATGA is a window of Vibrio porteresiae DSM 19223 DNA encoding:
- a CDS encoding hydrogenase 4 subunit F — translated: MMSLSSIFPYLLGIPLFAALVSLAGACLKGEFHKLSSLIHTVSVCATFIITWMLALQVFEHGALETQGHWLLLDSLSALFMGVLGLVALITGLHSLGYIGSEFKEGELTSSQVSLYYGLFNLFLATMLIALTANNIIMMWVAIEATTVSSVFLVGIYYQRSSLEAAWKYIMLCSVGVAFGLFGTVITYSNAVAVFSDPSQAIFWTAIRDNAAQFDPRLIQIGFIFIIIGFGTKVGLFPMHTWLPDAHSEAPSPVSGLLSAGLLNCALMVILRHLVVAQEVLGHGYTQALMLGFGLLSVAVAAFFILVQKDIKRLLAYSSVENMGLITFAIGLGPLGVFAAMLHVINHSLGKTLMFCGAGNVMLKYGTRDMGIIKGVVRVAPWTGVLFGAGALALAGVPPFNLFVSEFLIVCSALYAQHPVLIIILLLLLTLVLAGLARLVAACVLGKAPEGVDKGEVNIMTVVPLVAMMVLMVIMGTHIPSAILHGVDQATLVITNQDFSTVLQQLHLPWQSVTDLSSTADLVTPMTH
- a CDS encoding hydrogenase large subunit, with the translated sequence MDMKTKDYSQRQLGKQYVDGVRHLFPAAILEEEWQAENQVTITVKMTSLVEVMKWLYYDQGGWLSVSFGNDERSINGHFAVYHALSMEGDVKSWVVVKVLVDTSNEEFISITPHIPAAVWGEREIRDMFGLRPVGLPDERRLVLPDDWPENLHPLRKDAMDYRQRPEPTTDTENYPFLNEIGDDSNRIVPVGPLHITSDEPGHFRLFVDGEDIVDADYRMFYVHRGMEKLAETRMGYHEIGFLADRVCGICGFTHSVGYNNSVETALQIDVPERAQMIRTVLLEVERLHSHLLNIGLSSHFVGFDTGFMQFFRVREKTMELAEILTGARKTYGMNLIGGVRRDILKEQRQKGIALVREARKTFSELVDMLLATPNIDSRLCGVGVLAKDIARDFSPVGPMIRGSGFARDARVVHGAHLEAYSQVPIELQHLDTGDVQARVLVRIREVFNSLNIIEFGLDHLPAGAILTEGFTYVPHKFALGYTEAPRGENVHWSMTGDNQKVFRWRCRAATYANWPTLRYMLRGNTVADAPLIIGSLDPCYSCTDRVTIVDTKKKRSQTIPYKAIEQYSVNRKNSPLKAW
- the fdhF gene encoding formate dehydrogenase subunit alpha, which codes for MKKSIVVCPYCGTGCKLNLLVENDKVVGAEPAMGRTNEGNLCLKGYYGWDFLNDTNLLTPRLKHPMIRRTRDSKLEAVSWDEALDFAVERLTAIKEKYGADSIMTTGSARGPGNEANYVMQKFARAVIGTNNVDHCARVCHAPSVSGLESTVGNGAMSNSINEIAEAKCLLFFGYNVADSHPVIARQVFKAKANGAKVIVCDPRKIESVRIADQWVPLKNGSNMAVVNAIAYTLIDENLYDVDYVQRYTEGFEEFRKTVMNYCPEEVEHITGVRGEEIRQAARTYANASESMILWGMGVTQFGQAVDVVRGLAGLAMMTGNFGRRGVGVGPVRGQNNVQGTCDMGMLPHQYPGYQAVTNDAIREKFEKAWGVKLSHKPGYRITEVGHKVAEGVCKAYYIFGEDPAQTEADLAQMRKTLSDLELVIVQDIFMTKTAERADIIFPSTSWGEHEGVYSSADRGFQRFYKAVTPPADVKPDWEIFSLLATRMGYPMHYNNTEEIWDEMRHLCPLYEGATYEKMAGLKGVQWPCVDEADPGTPYLFKGNKFSMPSGKGKFLGAEWRAPVEQPDADYPLVLSTVREVGHYSCRSMTGNCTALTTLADEPGFAQIHPDDAAKYGIKDQQLIWVSSRRGKVITRANVNPRVNQGAIYMTYQWWVGACNELTIERVDPISSTPEYKYCAVKVEAIQDTAWAENYVKTEYSNMKARLRSHVEQA
- a CDS encoding formate hydrogenlyase complex iron-sulfur subunit yields the protein MIKLLKTILKAGDVTEKYPFAPFEVAPDFRGKPELNASQCISCGACTRACPANALIMETDAAKGTRRWELSLARCIYCGRCEEVCPTHAIELTPQFELAVTNKADLYESAEFKLAKCTCCGRPFVAKKLLNYVIDTLEQSGLTGEHLVMRRVQLETCPECRRKANMLDGENIAHQRFIATPAEIAQRQEKEEA
- a CDS encoding NADH-quinone oxidoreductase subunit B family protein, yielding MKGIKQLSGINHTQTVPVPLSPEHEKLKQVLIKQIKRSAYVYRVDCGGCNGCEIEIFAATTPVYDTERFGIKVVASPRHADILLFTGAVTRAMRAPALRAYEAAPDPKIVVSYGACGCDGGIFHDLYCVWGGTDKIVPVDVYIPGCPPTPAATLYGFAVALGLLEQKMHSKEHQADKEPATLRHTGIPLDIRVMIEREARVLAGYRAGKRISNELMDVLEASDANTVDQNVKAYLDEHADPRLTEIVNTLMRGVMMQLTGGEPQGACHGCR
- a CDS encoding 4Fe-4S binding protein, giving the protein MNRFVFADATKCIGCRTCEVACAISHQEGCSGTLQNAESFVPRLQLVKNAQVTTPVMCRQCDDAPCAQVCPNNAIVHEDGFVKVIQSRCIGCKTCAVACPFGAMAVVTTMVEENRGAAALFSRKVPKSQAIKCDLCSHRENGPACVEVCPTGAISLINSDELQQTSQQKREQAATRAAGITV
- a CDS encoding formate hydrogenlyase maturation HycH family protein, giving the protein MDVAESRHLKGDVYFYRLTRKFVDEKDDIPQAAKQVMYYTLAIGHHLGIVDCLSAAMTCTGAQYLEWISALDPESEAYRKMKGFLMFGEITVFPEHINMLALAFDRIDKEQQSAKSRELTSGFIEVLTAIYHEPNMYLMIRGGQ
- the hycI gene encoding hydrogenase maturation peptidase HycI, giving the protein MSQQILLTVGNYMMGDDAAGPLLAKLCRENPLDMWEVLDGGTMPEDTLHLIRRAQPQRVVVVDAADFGEQVGEIRVIEQETSADMFLVSTHSLPLNFLLNELKTFVPEVTFIGIQPEQVGFSYPMTPAVRKAVEHLYQCLPNWEGDGGFAHC